In Spirochaetota bacterium, one genomic interval encodes:
- a CDS encoding substrate-binding domain-containing protein: protein MPGEMMNTKQVAEYLGIHEKQVYALIKDGRIPCTRVTGKWVFPRQLIDQWIRSHALEGVKDEHRVRAVTDDALLAAGSNDPVLDILLGTMKHEGDGFNIFSSSTGSSEGLRLLAEGATDMAWCHLFDPESGEYNIPYLARYLEGRGVAVVHLFYRELGFLSGTSLERPVQAFADLAGGRVRFVNRQKGSGTRLLLDYHLQKGGIDPSAITGYENEVYTHFEAGLAILAGQADVGIATVAVSRLLGLPFAPIVRESFDMVLTKETFFKKGVQAFIGALNSTDFRAKVAALGNYDFNDSGKIVYSTP, encoded by the coding sequence ATGCCGGGCGAAATGATGAACACCAAGCAGGTGGCCGAGTACCTTGGCATCCATGAGAAACAGGTATACGCGCTTATAAAGGACGGCAGGATCCCCTGCACGCGCGTTACCGGCAAGTGGGTGTTCCCCCGGCAGCTCATCGACCAGTGGATTCGCTCGCACGCGCTCGAGGGGGTGAAGGACGAGCACCGCGTGCGCGCCGTGACGGATGACGCGCTGCTGGCGGCGGGAAGCAACGACCCGGTGCTCGACATACTGCTCGGCACCATGAAGCACGAGGGCGACGGCTTCAACATCTTTTCGTCCTCGACCGGTTCGAGCGAAGGCCTGCGCCTTCTCGCGGAGGGCGCCACCGACATGGCGTGGTGCCATCTCTTCGATCCGGAAAGCGGCGAATACAACATCCCGTATCTCGCGCGCTATCTCGAAGGGCGCGGCGTGGCGGTGGTGCACCTGTTCTATCGCGAGCTGGGGTTTCTCTCGGGTACTTCGCTCGAACGGCCCGTGCAGGCCTTCGCCGATCTCGCCGGAGGGCGCGTGCGCTTCGTCAACCGCCAGAAGGGCTCGGGAACGCGCCTGCTGTTGGATTACCATTTACAGAAAGGCGGCATCGATCCGTCGGCCATCACCGGCTACGAAAACGAGGTCTACACGCACTTCGAGGCGGGGCTGGCCATACTCGCCGGCCAGGCCGACGTGGGAATCGCCACCGTCGCGGTGTCGCGCCTGCTGGGGCTTCCGTTCGCTCCCATCGTGCGCGAGAGCTTCGACATGGTGCTCACCAAGGAGACCTTCTTCAAGAAGGGGGTGCAGGCCTTCATCGGCGCGCTCAACTCGACCGACTTCCGCGCAAAGGTCGCCGCGCTGGGTAACTACGACTTCAACGACTCCGGGAAGATCGTGTATTCGACGCCGTAA